The Juglans regia cultivar Chandler chromosome 1, Walnut 2.0, whole genome shotgun sequence nucleotide sequence CCGGAgattctttcccttttttctaCCGTATAACATTCATACGTATATGGAAATGTTTGGGATGTTTCTAGCCGTCCGATGTAAGTAAAACTGAAGGCATGACTCGTGTGTTGGCATGGATCGTTTGGATACGATGTTGTTGTGTTGGGGACGTGAAGACGAGGTTAGCTATTGAAGACAACGTCACAACAATATATtctgtttgatttttttgttggatgGTGTACAgcgatataaaaattaaatatatttttatatttatatatatatatatatgtacatagaTTGCAAGAATCCCATTGGGCCCATCAAAGGCAGACAACTTGAAGCTGAATAATGTAGATAGTACGTACCTTTATGACTTTGACGTGGGAGTACCCAATAGGAAGTTTCAAATATTTGGCaggttatttttataaattaatttgtaaaataatatcattttattaaaatatttttattttataaaatatattatgtagaAATCTCTTACACCgcagttaaataaaatatgcagaaTGATTATCGGTTtgtgaaaagaatttttttcaatACATCTGTATAACGTGAATTCTACATAATATATTGACAGCTgacattaaataaatagaaacttgCTTCTTGTTATAACCTGATTTGACTAATTTAAAGCCATTCAAGTTTCCAAAAAGTATTAAAACATGGGTAAGATTCATGACTGTCAcgagcttataaaaaaaacgtCACGTATGAATATTCGAAAAGGTTAGTTTGGGTAACAGAGTATTTTTagagtattttattatttattatttattattatttaatattttattaatattttttcattcctattcataaaatattcaagatAAACTCACTATCCAAGCGCGTTGTTTCATGCTGTCAACAAGCCACTTTCAACTTATTAGTTTTTTAAGCATTTCACTCTAATCCTCATGATAATTcgcatctttttattattatctaattatatattttatttgacatatttaaaaaaattaaaattcttatttgaaCTTAAAAGATAAAgagtaattattattaaattatttgatatataaaGTCACTTAAAATTCATTACACTACTTAAAAAAGACATTTGAttcatagaaaaatattaaaaaattaattttataaactgatataattACTTTAGGTAAAAAGTTATATGTAAtcaataataagataaattatttttgtaattgtaagTGTGTAAGTACcgtacaatcgttttaaaaaaaataaataattatgagattcatataaaaaaaattaattttttaataataaattataattttttttaaataattatataatatttacgtattttatgactgtaattaatattatcttaaaaattttataaattttatttatttttaattatcaacTCAAGATTTCTCGTTGCTACAAGGTTTCCACAACTCTCAAGTTGGCTTTGTTCCAAAATACGACCATATCCTTTCGGAAACGTGTCATGTATATGGAGCGAGTGGCTCCGACGTCGACGTCGCGCAACCTTTCTTCTCGGGACAGCGAGAGACATCGATTAAAGAGAAGGAAACGAAAAGACTCTGATCCGATGCCCGAGGTTTTAGCATACGTGTCATGTTCTGGTTTAATCGCAGATGGTAGTAGTTGGAGCGAAGttagatgagagagagagaaactaggGAACAGAGTTGCGGCTTTACGAGGCCGGAATTATCTATAACACGTGGCAGTTATTTGACTTGTTGATTGGTTGAAAGACACGTGTGCTATTGAAAACTAATTAATCCAGTGTCTCTGCCTTCTGTTCTGTGTGAAGCCAACGAAGGGATGACTCTTGTTTGGTGTCTCCTCCAGATCCGGTTCTCAAGCCCACGTGGGCCTCTAGGGCTCTTCATGTCCTCCACGTGGTGCATATCTGCGACTTTCGTCTTTTGATTTGGTAGGGTGTTCCCGTAATTTTAGTTCCAATGGAGCtgatatagttttattttctgacctttttcatttctttttcccccttcctcctctgcttctattactctctctcttcctGTTTTTCTCTCTCCGTGATGTTTGTTGGTTCTCATGGCTGGGTCTGCTTTCTGGGGAAGTTTTTGCCTGGAAAGTACGTGAGAATGTGGAGTTTTTTTTGAGACACAAGGAAACAATGTTGGAACTGGTTTTATGGAAAACATGGAGCTGATATGCTATTCTCTGCTCTGTTATCTTcggttttttaattttgtttttacataCAGCTCTCTCTGTATTTTCATTTTCCGGGGTAATCTTTCTAGCAGTCTACTTTGACATCAAGTTTACCCATTTGGGTCTTCGAAGTTTGATCAATTTGTTATTTGCGTATAGCGTTGCCATATTTCTATGGCACAAGCTGAGGATATTGGAAGCAGAGGACCCAAGCAAACTCCCATGCAAAGGTGCAATTTTCCGAGAGATCTGTTGCAGAGATTTACATCTGGCATCCATTCTTCGCGAAAATTGGAAGAGCCAAGCGAAGATGCAGAGGAAATTGAGCTAAGCCTCGGGCTCTCACTAAATGGTAGGTTCGGGGTAGACCCTTCAAGAGCTAACCAGCTAACGAGGTCGTCGTCGATACCGGACTTTTTGAACCCGGGGAGAGATAAAGACGCGGCGTGTGTTGTGCCTATGGCTTGCGCCCCGCTCATCAGGACGTGTTCTTTGCCTACGGAGACACAGGAAGAATGGAGGAAGAGGAAAGAGTTGCAGACACTGAGAAGAATGGAGGCGAAACGGAAGCGGTCAGAGAAGCAGAGAACTTCGAAGGCGACGAAGGATCGGAGCCGGGATTTTGGTGTGGAGGAGAGCGGCGAGGAGGATAAGAGGATGGAGAGTAGTGATGGGAATTATCAGAAAGAACAGTATATGAAGGCATTCAACGAGTTTTCGTGCTCGGTGGCGCTCCCTCTGGGAGTTTCTGTTGGTAGAGGAGGTTGTGGGGTTGTATTGAATGTTGGAAAGGGCGATGGGTTGGATTCTGGTGGTTCGGAGGAGGAGCCGCAACCACCATCATTAACACAGGGCTCAATCGGTTCCCAAGGGAGTGGGTCTTCAGGGATTTCAGAATCTGAAAGCCGACCGGCTCTAGGTAATTGCATTACCTTTCTCTGTTCATCACTGTAATCCTTTTATTACCTTTTTCCCTTGGATTATGGAACATCTTATGCTTAGTTGCGTGCCAAATGCCAATGGATAAGATGCTGTTAGTTTTCTTGTTTGGAATTTGGAGGGAAGTGGCATGTTAATGCTTGCATCTGTTGATTCTATTTACTTTCTGCATTTTTTTCGTCTATTTCTTTATATTGGAAGCGATTAACAGGGATTTTGTGCAATGGGTTTCTatgtttttattgaatttaattgctgtgtcatgaaaatttgtaattgacTGGCTTTGACACATGTTAACCAAGAGGTAGCTGAGATCCAAATGCGTATATGAGGCAGAATGAAATGAGTTCCGAAAATGCTACATGGAACTTTTCTGTACCTTAACCCTGTTGAGATAATGGAGTCTTATTATTTGTTGAGAAGTTCTGTTTGTTTTCCCTTCTCCTAGCGTGACTCATTGGAGTACTTCTTTGTCAATTATAGCCTTTCCAAATGTGCTGTCATTCACTCATTATTCCTTTCACGTTACCTTTTCTTATTTGCAATTGCCTCTATCTATTTATGGGACGTTTCATGGACATGccttcataaaattataatattgatgcaaaatgcaatgtataAAGTATTATGACAAAATAGGTTCCCTTTTGAGTTGAGAAGGATTAAATGCTGTCTTGTTAGGGTGATTTCCTTAGGGGCTGTGAGTTTTTTTCTTGCCTTTTTAATGAGATACTTGATTCTTTAGTTGGTGTGTTTGTCTTTGTGCCAATTCTACCATCACATGGATTTTAATTGTGCAAGCTAATCTTAGATGCATCAAAGGTATTCTAGACTATCTTTGGCACGTGATGGTACTGGTCACAATGGTTCCTTAATAGCCAAGACAGTCCTGCATCATGTGTATTAATTTtcactgtaaaaaaaattaaggatgtTCTGTTTACTGTATAGTTTGGATATTTTCTACTTTCAAGAATCTTGGAAGAGAGATCATGAAAAGCTAGATCCATTTCAAGTACATTGGAAGAGAAATCTCGCCATTGTGCTTTAATGCGATGCTAAATATTGCGAGAAGTCTATGATGAATTGTAGAACTTGGACACTCGTCACTTCAAGCCATAGATAATCCCTTGCTaaaagagagatggagaaaatTATCATATTAGCTTACGGTATTTGATATACTGCTTGGATTGACTTATCCATCAACTTTGAATTGATAGGCATGTCAaacccccccccacccccaaccGACCCCGACCTATATGAGATTGAACTTGTGACCTCAGCCTCGAACCAATTGTTTAAGGTGTAGGAACCATTTAGTCCAAAAAGCCAGTTTGTGAGTGGTGCAGTTTCTCATCCAGGTTATAATTCAGTTTCTTATAGTTATTAGATTTTTCATTGCAACACATGAAGactagcctcgtttgttttcacaactcctcttatctaatcattacaactttttcaaattcccacaaaataaaataaacaattcaaatttttcaaattctgaaacaaaaataatattaaaaatatattttattcaatttttaactttaatctcatctcatctacgaaaataaacgagacagTGAGAAACAATTGTTTGAGGTTTGTTCGGCAGAATTTCAATCAACAATCATGTCTTGTTAATTGCCAAGCCACCAAAAACCTTGTTAACCCACTTCATAATCTTTTGATCTTTCACCCCAAAATCTTAGAACTGTGATGGCATGCAGGCAGAGCCATTTGAGTCTGATCACCCTGATGACATCCTAAAAGCTAAAGCAGCAGATGAGGCATTTAGTTTTGAATATTTCAGACTTGTAGTGGTGTTTGTTGGCAATGATGAGACCAAAATGATTTCTTTACATGTTACGGACACTTGAATTTATTCATGCTGATGTCTTGCATTTCAATGCATAGTTAATGAGTGTTTCTCGAGGCATTCGTCTTTCCCtttatttgaaatttcttgCCAGAATTATCATGCAATTTTAGGATAAACTCGGTAACCCTGTTATGCAGAAAGATCACAATGGTTTCCAAGCATTCTTGAGCTATGCTTTAATTCTTTCATCTTCCCCACTCATGCTTTACTTGTTTCAGGTTATGCAGCTGGAATGAATAAAAGCATGGAAGCGAGAAGTCCCAACAGTTTGCAGTCTTCACCGGAAAGTGGGCAGAAACTGCCTGTCTACACTGGAAGGACAATCACCGAAAAATCAACCCAATTTTCTGCAGTTGTGACAGAAAATGAATCTAATAAAGCTAACGACGCAGACAAGGGAGCTAAGGAGATTGTGAGGAATGTATTGGAAGGTATGCCCAGTGTGTCCACCAAAGGTGACGGCCCAAATGGAAAAAGGATAGAAGGTTTTCTATACAGATATAGGAAAGGTGAGGAAGTGAGGATAGTGTGTGTTTGTCATGGCAGCTTTCTTTCTCCAGCCGAGTTTGTCAAGCATGCTGGTGGTGGTGACGTGGCACAACCCCTAAAGCATATAGTAGTTAACCCTACTTCCTTGTTTTGATGGATTGGTCCATGACACGGCgggagaaattcaaaattaaattctctCCTTCATGgttttaatgtttaattttcTCGTCTTTAAGAGACTCGGCACATGTATTGTATTCGGTACCAGAAGCAGAGACCATTCAAAACGTAAAAAATGGTCAGGtctgattttaatattttgttttgatagtAATGATCTcgttttttctttatatcttcCATGTTTGATATGAGTATGAAGGTCCAACAATCATTTGCCCCGATCGACCCTTGCTTGCTTATCTGTGTACGTATGACATGTGCAATGCAGTGGACGCAGGGTGGTGCCAGAAAGTTGCATGGCTTCAGAAGCGGAGTTTTTGAGATATTGTTAATGATTGGAACTTGGAATCCCTTCCCGAACTCAGGGTGGTGCCCTCATCCCCTTGAATCAggatatcattttctttcattactTGCACGTATCTGATTTGCAAGCAGAAGCTTCACGGACCATTCAAGGATGGGAAAAAACTTCCCAAGGAAATCTCTCTATTCTATCGTTTTattaaacaacaaattaaactGAAGTACAAGTATGTAAAgtggaaaataaaatatctgcATTCTTCTGCAGAATCATCATCGGCCAGCCCCCTAATCAGGGAAataactagaaaataaaatggggGCAAAActatattacaatttacaagtAGATTTGACTACAATTTAGAACTCAAGCTAAGGGCAGTCCACAGAGGACTGAGTGCACAAGCACAAATTACGATGGCACTTACCTTCTAAAATTTGCTATGTTAATTTAATGAAAAGTCTTGCCAAGTCACCTAGCATGATGGGGGTTGAAGTTGCTTCAACCGTCGTACAACTTGCTTCATTGTCGGCCTGGTAGAGAGAGAGTCGACCGTGCACACGACTGCCAAGTGTAAAACTTCTACTAAATCATCATGGGGACCTGCATCCCATAGCCCTGCAGTAAAGAACTCCTTTGCACGGCCCTGTCGCAGGAGCATACACCCCCAAGCAACAATGTTGAATCCATTCCCATATGAAGAGAATGAAGGATCCAGAGCTTTCTTATCTGAAAGTAGCTCGAGAAGCACCACACCATAACTGTACACATCAGCCTTGTCAGAAACACGGCAAGTCATTGCATATTCTGGTGCAACATATCCAAAAGTTCCAGCCACACCAGTCGTGGCATGGGTTTCTGAAGTGCCTAAAAGTCGAGCCAACCCAAAGTCTGACAGGTAAGCATTGAAATCATCATCCAACAAAATATTGCTAGGCTTGACATCGCGATGAAGGACACGTGGTACACACTGGTCATGTAAGTATGCAAGTGCACGGGCTATATCCAATGCAATCTTGTGAAGTATCTTCCAATCCACTGCTCTTGTGGACCTTTCCTGGATAAACTTTTCCAGATTACCACCCggtaaataattataaataaggAACATCTCTGTTTCACTGGCATGGAATCCAATCAAAGTAACTAGATTTTGATGGCGGAGCCTTCCGAGAGTTTTAATTTCTGCATGGAACTGTTGAACCCCTTGGAACCGTCCAACTGCAAGCCGTTTTATCGCCACCAGTACTCCAGGAGAGATCTCTGCCTTATAGGTTGCCCCAAAACCTCCATTCCCAATGCAGTTGCTTGCATTGAAATTTCCTGTGGCACGCACAACATTTTCAAAGGTTAACTGAACCCCAATGTCTGTAAATACAGTTACTTCCTTTCTGATAGATCCAATAACTTTGGACCTTGGGTTCCACTTTCGGGTATAGAAGAATAGTAAAATCAGAGCAAGAAGAACTGAAACAATAGCTGATGCAGATGTTATGGATGCTATTTCAATTGAATTTAAACCACTATTCCGAGTTCCTTGGGATGGAACTCCGGGTGGTGAAGCAACCGTATAAGATCCTGGATAGCTGTCGCTTCCTTGCAGATCCGAAGATGGGACCGTCAGAGAAAACATACGGCAAGGCCATAGATCTGGATTACCAATAACACTACTGCATTTCATTAGGCTATTATTCACTGGCAGTGGCCCAGACAAATGATTGAATGAAACATTGAAAGCTGAGAGTGTGGTTACATTGGCCAAACCAGCAGGAATCTGTCCAGACAGATTATTGTTGTTAAGCAGAAGAACAGTCAGGTGCTTCAAGTTTACAAGATCTTTTGGTATTTCCCCAGTGAGAGAGTTTGAAGAAAGGTCCAGCTCTTCCAAATGTTGCAACTGCCCTAAGCTGGAAGGAATGAAACCGGTCATGTTATTGCCAGCCAAATAGAGATACTTCAGGTCCCTTATCTGACTAAGACTGGTTGGAATTTGACCTTGAAGTCGGTTCCAACTCAAATTAAGGGCAACTAGAGACACCGACTCCCCAAAACTGGGGGCAACAGGTCCAGCAATCTGATTCACAGATGCATCAAAAAGTTTAAGAGATTTGCACATTGTACCGAATTCAGCTGGAATCGGACCAGATATCTTGTTGTTGCTAACATTTACAATCAGTGTACTCAACCCTCCACACATCTCAAACAAGTTGCCAAGAAATGGTCCAGTGAGCCTGTTTTCTCCAGCAAAAAATGTGTAAGCAGTCTCCTTTCCTAATCTTTCAGGTGAAATTGACAACTGGACGGCGCCAGTAAAGTTATTGTGCCTGAAATTGTGGAAAACGGCAAGAGCACTGTCTACTCCAAGTGATTGAGAAGGAATTTCAACTTGGGCTttagaagagaaaaatgatagataaaGTGAGGACTGGCCACCTTCAGGTTCAGAAGGACTTCCATTGAAGGAAGGGACAGGAGGGCAACTGCTGCCAAGAAATTTAGGAATTGTGCCTGACAAGGAATTCCCACTGACATCAAACACGGTCATACAAGGAACTGGAAGCCCCTCAACCAGCCCCCCAGTAAGCCTGTTTGAGCTTATGTTGAGAAAATGAAGCTTTTTGCAGTGACTAAACCCGTCGGGAACTCCCCCAATGAAAAAATTGTGAGCCAAGTTGATCATCTCCAAGTTCTCACAAGCACCCCAACTGCTTGGGAACGTGCCCTCAAGAGTTGCCCTTGGTGCCCACAATATTCTCAGCTTAGGAAGCATTGTGATTTCCCTGGGAATCCCcccttgaaaataattaaaatcatcaTTCATCAAACCAGATTGATCTGAAAAAGAACCCCCTTTTGCATTATTAACTTCTGGAAGGGGTTCAAACAGATTCGATAGCACAAGGATAGACAATTCGGAACAATTGCCAAGCTCGGAGGGTATTGGACCGCTTAAACTATTCCTAGAAACATCTAACACTTGAAGCTTGCGAAGTCGACCCAACTCAGCCGGAATAACTTCTTCTAACATGTTTGTATAAAGCAAAAGAGACTGCAACTGACCGCAATTCCCTAAACTCCTTGGAATCCCACCGACCAAGAAATTACCCGACAAGTCCAGTTGCTCAAGCTTCCCGCAACTGTCTCCAATCTCACTAGGAACTTCCCCAGTAAGCCGATTAAACGACAAATAAACTGCCCTCAACCGACCAACGAAACCAGGAACTGTCCCGTTCACATCGTTCCCTGCTAAATTCAAGATCTCTAAGGTTACACAATTCAAAAGCGAGCTGGGTATCTCCCCCATAATCCTATTAAACCCCAGATTAAGAACCCGCAAATTCCTCAACCCCGCGAACTGTACCGGGATGGGCCCAGTTACCGAATTTTCCTCCAGATCAAGAACCTCAAGCTTCTCCATACCCCAAATTTCGCCAGGAATTTCACCATCAAAACCATTAAAGGGAAGTGATAAAATCCTAAGCTCACTGAGCTTAGCAATCGCAGGCAACAATTTCCCGACCAACTTTCCTCTACTGTTCAAACAGTTCGTTCTAATCCCAAACCCATAAAAAAGCGGAAATTGAGCTAAATCGGAACACGAATTACCTTGGCGGCCATTTCCGGAAATGTTAAGCGAAACTACGCGTGAATTCGAGTCGCAAGAGACGCCGAACCACGAGCAGTGCTCAGAACTGTCGGAGACCCATTTCGAGAGCAAGCCAGAGGGGTCTGAGACAGAGTTCTTGAACTGGAGGAGCACCGATTTGTCTGAATCGGCGAGAACGACACCGCTTAGGCAAAGTGAGAAGGTCCATAGCAGAAAGAAGAGCTTCAGTATGAGTACGGAGGACAAGGGCTTGTGAAAAGACTGCCATTTGATcactgaggaagaagaagaagaagaagcagaagagGAGCCCATTTCTGAACACCTAAAAGGGTCTCCAAAACCCGAAGGGTTGAACCCTGAAGCCTTCCCTTTCAATTGCAGAGAAAGATTACGGTATTTTTTCCAggaaaaccctaaccctaacttTGGAGCTCGGGGGCCTAGGAGGGAGAGGgggggaggggagagagagagacttggaAGGAGACAGAGTGAAGAGAGAGAAGGTTCAACTTTGTTCTTTTGAGGAAACGcgtttttctttcatttctttttcctttttgttttattttaatattttctttctcaaatgtTTTATTGGTTTAAAAGGGGGTTttggagttttctttttctttttctttttcaaaattgggggttatgtgtttttttttttggtttttgggtgGGTGATGTGGGGTCCGGTGGACACAACCCCGGGTGGCCTCAAGAAGTGGGCTCCACTGCCGGTCAATGAAAGCATCAGCCTCGTCAATTTTTTGGTGGTTAAGGCTTGGATTAATGGGCTAAGGGCATCTTTATGGATTAGTCAAAGTTGAAGGAATGTgatagaaatttgatttttggttatgaaaaatgatggttgcaattaagaaaatataagtatcgtgtaattattttttaaaatataaatagatataaaatttatataaaaattaattttttaataatagatgttattatttttttaaaataattatataatatttatatattttacgattgtatgtaacgttattttttaattatttcatttatataagtcATCACATTGTAATAactgtttttttattatataataataaaataatataaaataaatttaattttaactatttatattaaattttcacattaaattatgcatttatttattatataataataaataattaataattaaaaaaatattatttaatcatatttttacctcttatatgttaattagtaatcatattctaattaaattatagattaagaaattatatattttttaattgtcattgaattttactattcataagtcTTATACACcatgcatcatttttttttaaataattaaattcttctatttattattcatatatcacatatttagtaagtgaaaaaaattaaaaaaaaattaaaaaaatggtgcATAGTGTGTGaagtttatgaataaaattttagaggttttgtttggttcataaatctatctcaactcatcattataatttttttaaattttaacatagagtataataaataattcaattttttcaaattttaaaataatgataatattttattatttcaatttaattcattttaactcaatttaacatctaaatacaattttaacttttatctaattcTAATTCATTgggaatgttaaaaaaaaaaaaaattctttaaagttTAACACGTGGCTACACGTAAAGGATCCCACGTGGGATGCTCTTCCAGAAGGTGAAGAAGGACCCCACAGACTTTTTGATATTATTGTCCCTTTGTTCATGCGATCCAGATAAGCCAGGACCCCCCCCTAAAAATTGGGCCCCACTGTCCTTGAATAGAATTGATGGGAGTCTCAACATAAAAGATTAGGTTCACTATTGCTgccctaaattaatttgaaGACAACGACATTAGAAAATGTTaccacaataataataataataataataataataataataataataataataataataataataataataataataataataataacgacatattttttcctaaacttattttctcaattaagaaaataaaaatttagaataaataataataataatgtgatttttacttattaatttctcacttaTTTATGGGGTTCGATTCTCTTTTACTTGCTGAGTTGCAATGAAACGTCGATGAGTTTAAGGACTATGTGACAGAGAATGCAATTAGTGATCATGTAGTTTTGAACGACCCAAATACATCCATCAATAAATGGAAAATGTTAGGTCCCCCAAGTGTACCGTtactgcattttttttaataattaaaaaagttaatacgaatttttatatctttttaaatttaaaaaaataataaaagaaattgacaGTATTGTTCAGCAGTAACAAATGAACAGCACGGTAGCACAATCCTCAATAAATTCCATTATATTGTAATTATATCATAAATTATCTTAGGGGCCGATTGttatatgattattaataataatatgattatttctattataGTTGCAAAGTTTTTATAGGGTTATAGAGACACATATTTCTCTCTGCCTAATAGGAGGAGTGACGTAGGTTCTtataaagatgaagatgagtttATTCTTAAGTTGTGTAGGTTTTCTCAACACGCCTCCTAATGTGGGCCGGTATGTTCTATACTATCATCGTGAATAGATCGTAGAAGTCCATCATTGATTATAAGTTAATATGCTCTGATATCATATAGAgactcatttctttttataaaaaatctaattagaGAAGTGGAGTAACGtcttataaaaataaggatgaatttatttttataaaccgTGTGAGATGCGGACTTCTCAACAAGGGTGACATAAAACGCTGTAAAGTAAATGGCCACATGTTACCGGCATTTACATGGGGACGCTTTGTAGCAGAGTCATGCAGCATCACAATACCAAAAGGCCGAAACTCTTTGGGACAATCTCAAGGTTGTCGATTTTAGAAATACACGAGTACTTAGGTTTCATGATATGGTTGGACTAAATTCTTTTCTGTCCCAAGTTTAGAACCAAGTTTGGATAATTAATCAAGTCAAGTTTCTAGTGTACGTTATCAAAAGAatcgtaaaaaaaataatatatacagaAAGAGCTATCTAGCTAGGCATACCATTTCCTAAAACCCTTAGTAC carries:
- the LOC108988041 gene encoding ninja-family protein AFP3-like gives rise to the protein MAQAEDIGSRGPKQTPMQRCNFPRDLLQRFTSGIHSSRKLEEPSEDAEEIELSLGLSLNGRFGVDPSRANQLTRSSSIPDFLNPGRDKDAACVVPMACAPLIRTCSLPTETQEEWRKRKELQTLRRMEAKRKRSEKQRTSKATKDRSRDFGVEESGEEDKRMESSDGNYQKEQYMKAFNEFSCSVALPLGVSVGRGGCGVVLNVGKGDGLDSGGSEEEPQPPSLTQGSIGSQGSGSSGISESESRPALGYAAGMNKSMEARSPNSLQSSPESGQKLPVYTGRTITEKSTQFSAVVTENESNKANDADKGAKEIVRNVLEGMPSVSTKGDGPNGKRIEGFLYRYRKGEEVRIVCVCHGSFLSPAEFVKHAGGGDVAQPLKHIVVNPTSLF
- the LOC108988038 gene encoding LRR receptor-like serine/threonine-protein kinase RPK2, coding for MGSSSASSSSSSSVIKWQSFHKPLSSVLILKLFFLLWTFSLCLSGVVLADSDKSVLLQFKNSVSDPSGLLSKWVSDSSEHCSWFGVSCDSNSRVVSLNISGNGRQGNSCSDLAQFPLFYGFGIRTNCLNSRGKLVGKLLPAIAKLSELRILSLPFNGFDGEIPGEIWGMEKLEVLDLEENSVTGPIPVQFAGLRNLRVLNLGFNRIMGEIPSSLLNCVTLEILNLAGNDVNGTVPGFVGRLRAVYLSFNRLTGEVPSEIGDSCGKLEQLDLSGNFLVGGIPRSLGNCGQLQSLLLYTNMLEEVIPAELGRLRKLQVLDVSRNSLSGPIPSELGNCSELSILVLSNLFEPLPEVNNAKGGSFSDQSGLMNDDFNYFQGGIPREITMLPKLRILWAPRATLEGTFPSSWGACENLEMINLAHNFFIGGVPDGFSHCKKLHFLNISSNRLTGGLVEGLPVPCMTVFDVSGNSLSGTIPKFLGSSCPPVPSFNGSPSEPEGGQSSLYLSFFSSKAQVEIPSQSLGVDSALAVFHNFRHNNFTGAVQLSISPERLGKETAYTFFAGENRLTGPFLGNLFEMCGGLSTLIVNVSNNKISGPIPAEFGTMCKSLKLFDASVNQIAGPVAPSFGESVSLVALNLSWNRLQGQIPTSLSQIRDLKYLYLAGNNMTGFIPSSLGQLQHLEELDLSSNSLTGEIPKDLVNLKHLTVLLLNNNNLSGQIPAGLANVTTLSAFNVSFNHLSGPLPVNNSLMKCSSVIGNPDLWPCRMFSLTVPSSDLQGSDSYPGSYTVASPPGVPSQGTRNSGLNSIEIASITSASAIVSVLLALILLFFYTRKWNPRSKVIGSIRKEVTVFTDIGVQLTFENVVRATGNFNASNCIGNGGFGATYKAEISPGVLVAIKRLAVGRFQGVQQFHAEIKTLGRLRHQNLVTLIGFHASETEMFLIYNYLPGGNLEKFIQERSTRAVDWKILHKIALDIARALAYLHDQCVPRVLHRDVKPSNILLDDDFNAYLSDFGLARLLGTSETHATTGVAGTFGYVAPEYAMTCRVSDKADVYSYGVVLLELLSDKKALDPSFSSYGNGFNIVAWGCMLLRQGRAKEFFTAGLWDAGPHDDLVEVLHLAVVCTVDSLSTRPTMKQVVRRLKQLQPPSC